TACCTCATTACGCCACCTCACAAAATCCAGTAGATGCAACTGCGGGGTCTATTCGTAAAATCGGCTACAGTGTTTTAGGAGAGTGGGTTTCACAGTCTCCAGAAGTTGATTCTATAATCATCGTCACTTCAGCTCGGCATGCCCATTCTTTCTCAAGTGAAGGCGATGATTTGGCAAGAGTAGCACAGGAGGCAAAAAAACCAATTATGGTGTGCTCTTATACACTGCCGTCTTCCGAGTCCACCATAATGTTTAATAAAGCAGGCTATCCCTTTTTTACGAATATGCCGAACTGTGCAAGAACTGTCAGAGAGATGGCAGACTATAAGATTTTGCGGGAGGCATTCCTCGCGGTTCCAGACATCCGGACTTCAGACGCTGCTCGGGAGCACGCCGTTCGAAAAGCATGCGCTGATCAATGTGGAGTCTTGACAGAGTACAAAACCGGTAAAATACTAGGCCATTATGACATAGACCTCGGAGGTGGAGGTTTAGCAAAGTCCACTGAAGATGCTGTTGCAATTGCCGAAGGAATCTCAGGGCCCGTTGCATTGAAATTGCAGTCACCCAACATCCCACATAAGTCGGATGTGGGTGGAGTTATCTTAAACCTTGAAACAAAAAACGAAATTGAGGATGCTTTTTGTAAAATCCTCGCATCTGCCAAGCAACATTGCCCACGTGCAGATCTGGATGGGGTTCTTGTAAGACCGATGGCAAACGATGGAGTCGAGTTCATCTTAGGCCTTAAACACGATGACGTTTTCGGAATGATGATGTTGGTTGGGCTAGGGGGTCTTTTTGTTGAAGTGCTCCGAGATAGAGTTATTTTACCGACGCCAATTTCGATAAATGAAGCGCTTAGAGCACTTTCGCAACTCAAGGGCAGCGCAATCCTAGACGGCGTGCGAGGTCGGTTGGCTTCTGATAAAATTGCGCTCGCCGAATTAATGGTCAAATTGAGCCACTTCGGTTCCGACTTTTCTGACATTATTGCAGAAATTGATCTTAATCCGGTAATTGTGCACGAAGAAGGGCATGGCGTCACAATAGCTGACGGTTTAATTATCACCTCTTCGGATAATTAGGATACTTTTTAAGATAAAGCATTAATAGTTTTTAATTCGACAGGCACCGTTTAAACATACCAAAGAATATTAGCTTGATAGCCTAAAATGCGACTAGGGTTCGCACTTCAATACTCTCACGAGGTGGGCTATTTTCCTGAGCGTTTGGATTAGTGAATGCGGTGTGAGCAGTAAAGCGAGCACGGCCGTCAATTGCAGAATCAAAGCATTTAATCAAGAGAGCCTCGTCGCGGGTCATGTTGGAAAAATAATACCAACGTTGTTCAGCACTATATCTTAATTGGAAAATTTCACCCAAACGGTCTGCGTAAACGAGGTCAGTCGCAATGAAATCACCCGACGGCATTGTAGATGCATCGGAAAGCGCGAGCGGCTTGGTGATTACCGGCTCATTTATTGACCGCCAAACATTTATCACAGCATAACGCTGTTGCAACCAATCTTCCGCTTCTTCTTTTTCGAATAAATCTCGCACACGCTGCGGGCCGGACTTTTCCGTATAATCGTTGTGGGCAACCTCTACCGGTGCCCTCACCGATTGCGAATTGCGCTTGTTTTCTTCTTCAATTCGAATGGTGTGGTCAAATACGTGTACTTTTTTTGCTCCAGTAATTGATCTTATAAATGATTGGACCTCTCGATAGTAAACTTCACGTACTTGTGTTTCGTTTAAAAAGTCTTCTATTTTAGTCTTAAATCGATGAAATGAGAATCCATTTCGGTCGAGCGTAAATTGTTCTGCAACGTCTCTACCATCGGTGAGTAAGGTCAAACGCTCCTCGAAATCCCCGGTGCGCTCAACCACACCATGTCCCTCTTCTGGTATAATCACCTTTGGTTTTCTATCAAAATCACTAAGAAACTTGATTGATGCATTTAATGTTGTTCCTAAATTTATATTCAGCGATACGGCTTCCATTGCCTCACTCCTTTTCCACGGGATGGCAATAACCCGCAAAATACAGAAACATAGCCCCCATAATCCTCACCCATGTTTTTCTTTTCACACCAAAAGATCATTTCTTATTGACCCGTGGCAAACTTTTAATCTGGCCTTACAAATAAAATAAACCCTTTAATAAACCGGAAAGTTATTATGTTATTTTATATTGATACCACTTTATTTTTGCTAAATTTAGGGTAACCTTATACTTTAATAACATCCTGCTTAATTACGATGGTCTTTTATTGCTCTAGAGGTAATTTTTATGGCGTTATTAACGATTGGTGATATTGCACCCGATTTTGAAATCGAGACTACAGAGGGAGTTATCCATTTCCATGAATGGATTGGGGATGGATATGCTGTTATATTTTCTCACCCGAAAGATTTTACCCCAGTTTGTACAACAGAGCTTGGATATATGGCTGGTCTCAAACCGGAGTTTGATAAGCGTAACTGTAAAATTATCGGTTTGAGCATTGATCCAATTGATGATCATATCACATGGTCAAAAGACATTAAAACTGCAACCGGCCATGCTCCAAACTACCCATTGATTGGAGACAAAGAGCTTAAGGTGGCAAAAGCATTTGGCATGCTCCCAAGTGACACAGGAGCAACTTCAGAGGGACGGACTGCCGCCGACAACCAGACAGTGCGCACAGTATTCGTTATAGGACCAGATAAAATTATTAAACTTGCCTTGACCTATCCGATGAGTACTGGACGAAATTTTGATGAAATCCTTCGCGCCCTTGACTCAATACAGCTCACTGCAAAGCACCAAGTCGCAACACCCGTTAACTGGAGTCAAGGTGAAGATGTGATTATAGTACCGGCGCTTTCCGACGCTGAGGCAAAAAAGAAATACCCCGATGGCTGGGGCGGGCCTCTACCCTACATTCGCACAGTCCCAGCACCAAAGGACTGATTTGGATTACATAGATTTAAAAAAGTAGCCGAGGTTTATTTTTTATACTGGGCGGCTCAAAAAACTACGATCTTTCTTTGTTGATTGTTAATGGGGGTACCTTCGACGCACTGTTGGTTGCGACATCAAATGTTAAATGCTCCAGGGCGCGGCATTGAACTGTCCGCTTGCGTTACTCTTCAACATCAGCATTCGGCTCACAGCCGGCAAAATGTTGGTGCTTGCCATAACAATAAGAATAATCGCTAGTCTTCTGACAAACCTTCGCCGGAGCGAGGTCGCGCGGGTTTTAAGGTGCAGTGCGCGCAACCAGTCCACTGCACTGACCAACCATAACCTTGACCCCCTTGTCAGTCTCAACCCAAACTTCACACTCAATACGCAAT
The DNA window shown above is from Pseudomonadota bacterium and carries:
- a CDS encoding acetate--CoA ligase family protein, with protein sequence MPDINALLNPTTVAVIGASNDKSIIRGRAMEVLLSHPYRGKIYPISRSAQQVQGLKAFSSVESVPEQIDLALIIIPAEFILEELERCGNSGVKAAQIITSGFAEGGDRKGKNLQKKINEIAIKFDMAISGPNSEGFANTLKSLCPTFSPAVAEPSISLTPDYRKSGFVAAIAQSGGSGFGLYDQGRPKELPFSYVITTGNEAALETFHFVDYLLDEGKTDAFLLFLEDVKTPDLFKQTAEKALRAGKPIILTKIGKSEAGRRAAQSHTGAMTGAYDAYKAMFQRYGIIEGKDREEMCDIAAGFSHFGNRLPLGKRVGICSGSGGSAGWMAETCTAIGLEVPLLDDATRNRIDSHLPHYATSQNPVDATAGSIRKIGYSVLGEWVSQSPEVDSIIIVTSARHAHSFSSEGDDLARVAQEAKKPIMVCSYTLPSSESTIMFNKAGYPFFTNMPNCARTVREMADYKILREAFLAVPDIRTSDAAREHAVRKACADQCGVLTEYKTGKILGHYDIDLGGGGLAKSTEDAVAIAEGISGPVALKLQSPNIPHKSDVGGVILNLETKNEIEDAFCKILASAKQHCPRADLDGVLVRPMANDGVEFILGLKHDDVFGMMMLVGLGGLFVEVLRDRVILPTPISINEALRALSQLKGSAILDGVRGRLASDKIALAELMVKLSHFGSDFSDIIAEIDLNPVIVHEEGHGVTIADGLIITSSDN
- a CDS encoding peroxiredoxin, giving the protein MALLTIGDIAPDFEIETTEGVIHFHEWIGDGYAVIFSHPKDFTPVCTTELGYMAGLKPEFDKRNCKIIGLSIDPIDDHITWSKDIKTATGHAPNYPLIGDKELKVAKAFGMLPSDTGATSEGRTAADNQTVRTVFVIGPDKIIKLALTYPMSTGRNFDEILRALDSIQLTAKHQVATPVNWSQGEDVIIVPALSDAEAKKKYPDGWGGPLPYIRTVPAPKD
- a CDS encoding CmcJ/NvfI family oxidoreductase, with translation MEAVSLNINLGTTLNASIKFLSDFDRKPKVIIPEEGHGVVERTGDFEERLTLLTDGRDVAEQFTLDRNGFSFHRFKTKIEDFLNETQVREVYYREVQSFIRSITGAKKVHVFDHTIRIEEENKRNSQSVRAPVEVAHNDYTEKSGPQRVRDLFEKEEAEDWLQQRYAVINVWRSINEPVITKPLALSDASTMPSGDFIATDLVYADRLGEIFQLRYSAEQRWYYFSNMTRDEALLIKCFDSAIDGRARFTAHTAFTNPNAQENSPPRESIEVRTLVAF